A region from the Xenopus laevis strain J_2021 chromosome 4S, Xenopus_laevis_v10.1, whole genome shotgun sequence genome encodes:
- the sco2.S gene encoding synthesis of cytochrome C oxidase 2 S homeolog isoform X1 produces the protein MYVGVRCSFHRALSSLLTRGAVQNVLSRRSPSLSRHVPQSKSFSISSSYNQKQQQQQSVPRSPSVSLRARVTVSCIIGGAALGIWFYLRWEKQEQKKVQQIQQLRTLAVGQGDFSLVDHTGQPRTKSSWRGNWVLLYFGFTHCPDICPDELQKLSSAVSLLDKDPALPHVLPVFISIDPERDSVEAISKYVSEFHPRLLGLTGSPEQVKKVAQEYRVYYSVGPKDEDNDYIVDHTIIIYLLNPDGLFTDYYGRGKTDQEIADSVKSHMQTYTSVFG, from the coding sequence ATGTACGTGGGAGTACGGTGCAGTTTCCACAGAGCCCTCTCTTCTCTCTTAACCAGAGGTGCAGTCCAGAACGTCTTAAGTCGAAGATCTCCTTCCCTCTCAAGACATGTGCCTCAGAGTAAATCATTTTCCATATCTTCTTCTTATAaccagaagcagcagcagcagcagtcggTCCCCAGGTCCCCTTCTGTGTCCTTGCGTGCCAGAGTCACCGTGAGCTGTATTATTGGTGGGGCGGCTCTGGGTATTTGGTTTTATCTGCGATGGGAGAAACAAGAACAGAAGAAAGTGCAGCAAATTCAGCAGCTACGAACTCTTGCAGTGGGACAAGGAGATTTCAGCCTAGTGGATCACACTGGTCAGCCCAGAACCAAGAGCAGTTGGAGGGGCAATTGGGTCCTGCTCTACTTTGGCTTCACTCATTGTCCTGATATTTGTCCAGATGAGCTTCAAAAACTGAGCTCTGCTGTATCTCTGCTGGACAAGGATCCAGCACTGCCCCATGTTCTGCCTGTGTTTATCTCAATAGACCCAGAGCGTGACAGCGTGGAGGCCATCAGCAAGTATGTGAGCGAGTTCCACCCACGACTCTTGGGGCTTACGGGGAGCCCCGAGCAGGTGAAAAAAGTCGCACAAGAATATCGTGTTTACTACAGTGTGGGGCCAAAAGATGAGGACAACGATTACATTGTGGATCACACCATTATTATCTACCTGCTGAATCCTGATGGGCTATTTACAGATTACTACGGCCGCGGGAAGACTGATCAGGAAATAGCTGACAGTGTGAAAAGTCACATGCAGACATACACCTCCGTCTTTGGGTGA
- the sco2.S gene encoding synthesis of cytochrome C oxidase 2 S homeolog (The RefSeq protein has 1 substitution, 1 non-frameshifting indel compared to this genomic sequence): MYVGVRCSFHRALSSLLTRGAVQNVLSRRSPSLSRHVPQSKSFSISSSYNQKQQQQSVPRSPSVSLRARVTVSCIIGGAALGIWFYLRWEKQEQKKVQQIQQLRTLAVGQGDFSLVDHTGQPRTKSSWRGNWVLLYFGFTHCPDICPDELQKLSSAVSLLDKDPALPHVLPVFISIDPERDSVEAISKYVSEFHPRLLGLTGSPEQVKKVAQEYRVYYSVGPKDEDNDYILDHTIIIYLLNPDGLFTDYYGRGKTDQEIADSVKSHMQTYTSVFG; the protein is encoded by the coding sequence ATGTACGTGGGAGTACGGTGCAGTTTCCACAGAGCCCTCTCTTCTCTCTTAACCAGAGGTGCAGTCCAGAACGTCTTAAGTCGAAGATCTCCTTCCCTCTCAAGACATGTGCCTCAGAGTAAATCATTTTCCATATCTTCTTCTTATAaccagaagcagcagcagcagcagtcggTCCCCAGGTCCCCTTCTGTGTCCTTGCGTGCCAGAGTCACCGTGAGCTGTATTATTGGTGGGGCGGCTCTGGGTATTTGGTTTTATCTGCGATGGGAGAAACAAGAACAGAAGAAAGTGCAGCAAATTCAGCAGCTACGAACTCTTGCAGTGGGACAAGGAGATTTCAGCCTAGTGGATCACACTGGTCAGCCCAGAACCAAGAGCAGTTGGAGGGGCAATTGGGTCCTGCTCTACTTTGGCTTCACTCATTGTCCTGATATTTGTCCAGATGAGCTTCAAAAACTGAGCTCTGCTGTATCTCTGCTGGACAAGGATCCAGCACTGCCCCATGTTCTGCCTGTGTTTATCTCAATAGACCCAGAGCGTGACAGCGTGGAGGCCATCAGCAAGTATGTGAGCGAGTTCCACCCACGACTCTTGGGGCTTACGGGGAGCCCCGAGCAGGTGAAAAAAGTCGCACAAGAATATCGTGTTTACTACAGTGTGGGGCCAAAAGATGAGGACAACGATTACATTGTGGATCACACCATTATTATCTACCTGCTGAATCCTGATGGGCTATTTACAGATTACTACGGCCGCGGGAAGACTGATCAGGAAATAGCTGACAGTGTGAAAAGTCACATGCAGACATACACCTCCGTCTTTGGGTGA